In one Deltaproteobacteria bacterium genomic region, the following are encoded:
- a CDS encoding acetate--CoA ligase family protein codes for MDLINQLDAIYKPKSVAVIGASPTAGKIGYDVVYNLIHAGFAGPIYPVNPKADQILGLSVYKQIGDISPPPDLAVVIIPAKAVPGAIDQCGIAGVKAAVVITGGFAEAGQDGAKLQEELADTACRYGIRVVGPNCQGVNNPHHNLCASWPLLTMKGRMAFISQSGTVGAALMDWASEEHLGVSVFVSLGNRADVDEADCIRYFNQDPHTRVIALYIEGVKRPVDFQNALAAATKPVVILKSGRTPRGRIAAESHTKSLAGVDAVYDAIFKKYNVHRADTIEELYDYAKALAHMSKPPGRRLLNITSSGGAAIIAIDQAEKLGFETPTPSTALKERLRAILPAHCAVDNPIDLTGDVIGDPTLYTKVIDAARADYDTMVIIFGDPISGASKIVTPDASELVIFLGGADVEREERLLIHERGIPVFPAPERGLKALHQFFRFDSRPISPSLPHASTSGLHLLPAGESLALLDKAGIPAVAALLATSPEEAVALARDVAAPVALKIASLDIAHKSDVGGVRLNLSTDEEVHTAYREIMAGAASHAPNARLEGVTVSPMARPGGMEVIVGVFTDPQYGPTLMFGLGGIFTEIYKDVQFCLLPASEEELRQTIRSVTGYPLLAGVRGQPPRDQAALVEVMKGVSRLAVGNPDLDQIDLNPVLVYEQGVSVVDVRIFRRSM; via the coding sequence ATGGACCTTATAAACCAACTGGATGCTATCTATAAACCCAAAAGCGTGGCGGTGATAGGCGCTTCGCCTACTGCCGGTAAAATCGGCTATGATGTCGTCTACAACTTGATTCATGCAGGCTTTGCCGGGCCGATATATCCGGTCAACCCGAAGGCGGATCAGATTCTGGGTCTTTCAGTTTACAAGCAGATCGGTGATATTTCACCCCCACCGGACCTCGCAGTCGTGATTATTCCGGCAAAGGCGGTACCCGGCGCCATCGATCAGTGTGGTATAGCGGGGGTCAAGGCCGCTGTCGTTATAACCGGGGGATTTGCTGAAGCAGGCCAAGATGGTGCAAAGCTCCAGGAAGAGCTGGCCGATACGGCATGCCGCTATGGTATTCGGGTAGTAGGCCCCAACTGCCAGGGGGTAAATAATCCGCACCATAATCTCTGTGCCTCCTGGCCGTTGCTTACCATGAAGGGTCGAATGGCCTTCATTTCCCAGAGCGGGACGGTTGGTGCGGCACTCATGGACTGGGCCAGCGAGGAACATCTCGGCGTAAGCGTTTTTGTCAGTCTGGGCAACCGAGCCGATGTCGATGAAGCAGATTGCATCCGGTATTTTAACCAGGATCCTCATACCAGGGTAATCGCCCTCTATATCGAGGGTGTAAAGCGACCGGTCGACTTCCAAAACGCCCTGGCCGCAGCCACTAAACCTGTTGTCATTCTCAAATCCGGGCGCACCCCGAGAGGCCGTATCGCGGCGGAGTCACACACCAAATCACTGGCGGGAGTGGATGCCGTTTATGACGCTATCTTCAAAAAGTACAACGTGCACCGTGCCGATACCATTGAAGAACTCTACGATTATGCCAAAGCACTGGCCCATATGTCAAAGCCTCCCGGAAGAAGGTTACTCAATATCACCAGTTCGGGAGGAGCCGCGATAATAGCAATCGACCAGGCGGAAAAACTGGGTTTCGAGACGCCAACACCGAGTACCGCCCTCAAAGAACGTTTGCGTGCGATCTTGCCCGCCCACTGCGCAGTTGATAATCCTATAGATCTTACCGGAGACGTCATCGGCGATCCGACCCTGTATACCAAAGTGATTGATGCCGCCAGGGCTGACTACGATACTATGGTCATTATTTTTGGCGACCCGATTTCCGGGGCCTCTAAAATCGTTACCCCGGATGCCTCTGAACTGGTGATTTTTTTAGGCGGCGCCGATGTCGAACGGGAGGAACGTCTTCTTATCCACGAGCGAGGTATTCCGGTTTTTCCTGCTCCCGAACGTGGTCTCAAGGCATTGCATCAATTCTTCCGGTTTGACAGCCGACCCATTTCTCCTTCTTTACCCCATGCATCGACTTCCGGTTTGCATCTGTTGCCCGCCGGTGAGTCATTGGCATTGCTGGATAAAGCCGGTATCCCCGCGGTTGCCGCGCTACTGGCTACTTCACCCGAAGAGGCTGTGGCGCTGGCTCGCGATGTTGCCGCGCCGGTCGCACTCAAGATAGCCTCATTAGATATAGCCCATAAAAGCGATGTAGGCGGTGTACGTCTCAATCTATCCACTGATGAAGAAGTGCACACAGCGTATCGGGAAATTATGGCCGGCGCCGCCTCACATGCCCCCAATGCCCGGCTGGAAGGGGTAACCGTATCCCCTATGGCCAGGCCCGGCGGCATGGAAGTTATTGTTGGAGTTTTTACTGACCCTCAGTACGGTCCTACCCTGATGTTCGGCCTGGGGGGGATTTTTACCGAGATATATAAAGATGTACAGTTCTGCCTGCTGCCTGCGTCAGAGGAGGAACTGCGGCAGACGATCCGCTCTGTCACCGGGTACCCTTTGCTTGCCGGTGTCCGGGGGCAACCGCCCAGGGATCAGGCGGCACTTGTAGAGGTTATGAAAGGAGTCTCCCGATTGGCGGTCGGCAATCCCGATCTTGACCAGATCGATCTTAACCCGGTGCTGGTTTACGAGCAAGGCGTCTCTGTTGTGGATGTCCGTATATTCAGGCGAAGTATGTAA
- a CDS encoding cereblon family protein, whose translation MDIFIHMHNAMDQRHIDQSWKVKQSSEDQIEAVCTKILQETETEKEKQSILCKNCKSEITTVEHSAVVNGQHAHILKNPAGITFHIGCFSKAWGCIVYGIPTDEFTWFAGFSWCVALCAHCFTHLGWYYQSGGDSFFGLILANLAKDSKIN comes from the coding sequence ATGGATATCTTTATTCACATGCATAATGCAATGGATCAGCGGCATATAGATCAATCATGGAAAGTTAAACAGTCCTCAGAAGATCAAATCGAAGCCGTCTGCACGAAAATATTACAGGAAACGGAAACAGAAAAAGAGAAACAGTCAATCCTCTGCAAAAATTGCAAGAGCGAGATCACAACCGTCGAACATTCCGCCGTTGTCAACGGACAGCATGCGCACATTCTTAAAAATCCCGCGGGCATTACTTTCCACATCGGGTGCTTTTCAAAAGCCTGGGGATGTATTGTCTACGGTATTCCCACGGACGAATTCACCTGGTTTGCTGGATTCAGTTGGTGTGTTGCGTTATGTGCACATTGTTTCACCCACCTGGGCTGGTATTACCAGTCAGGTGGGGATAGTTTTTTCGGTCTTATCCTGGCCAACCTGGCGAAAGATTCAAAAATCAATTGA
- a CDS encoding C39 family peptidase, with the protein MKGTPHLKKLIIILVITGLSLPVRAADMYRWVDNDGVVHFSDDQPEETRKVKRLRVQDSDLQTEVSAEKPEVPEKTVTVSQPKPRKDTRRAFTRTQQKLENFPLIFQKHNWCVMASMEMIFRYYGYDVDQDMIFQKMKGRKSRVREGEGLDDRTAARFLSRSGFNVDHREGGDLETVKKYIDNNVPVMWGHVAPGKWEGSRHMSVIIGYDDVYKTVIVADPSFGRELTISYDDFKTWWGRARNVMIAVSR; encoded by the coding sequence GTGAAAGGAACGCCTCATTTAAAAAAGCTGATAATCATTCTGGTGATTACGGGATTATCACTACCCGTGCGCGCTGCTGATATGTACAGGTGGGTTGATAATGACGGAGTCGTGCATTTCTCCGATGACCAGCCGGAGGAGACAAGGAAGGTTAAACGGCTGAGGGTGCAGGATTCGGATCTGCAAACGGAAGTCTCTGCCGAAAAACCGGAAGTGCCTGAGAAAACAGTTACAGTTTCGCAACCGAAACCGCGAAAAGACACGAGGAGAGCGTTTACGAGAACGCAGCAGAAGCTGGAGAATTTCCCTCTGATATTTCAGAAGCACAATTGGTGTGTCATGGCCAGTATGGAGATGATTTTTCGATATTACGGCTATGATGTGGATCAGGATATGATTTTCCAGAAGATGAAGGGCAGGAAAAGCAGAGTAAGGGAAGGAGAGGGGCTTGATGACAGGACGGCGGCGCGTTTCTTAAGCAGGTCGGGATTCAACGTCGATCACCGCGAAGGGGGTGATCTGGAAACGGTAAAAAAGTATATCGATAATAATGTGCCCGTCATGTGGGGTCATGTTGCGCCGGGAAAATGGGAAGGGTCGCGGCACATGTCAGTAATAATAGGCTATGATGATGTGTACAAGACGGTCATCGTGGCCGATCCCTCTTTTGGCCGTGAATTAACCATCTCCTATGATGATTTCAAGACATGGTGGGGAAGGGCAAGAAACGTCATGATCGCAGTATCCAGATAA
- a CDS encoding PilZ domain-containing protein — MKKNSIICFRASKDLHEALATIAQDEKRSVSSIIEIVLTRYVSESKLFKGVKKERRQYQRKDILAPALIKQLGSGETKLDTGSIRDISLGGLQITIPRDAKCEISADPQTSKFEIIFTLPDENRPIYLTCESRRVIDSEESIHVGASFIDANFHSYKALQTYLM, encoded by the coding sequence ATGAAAAAAAACAGCATCATATGTTTTCGTGCGAGCAAGGATTTACATGAAGCCCTGGCGACAATTGCTCAAGACGAAAAGAGGTCCGTATCGTCAATAATTGAAATTGTCCTGACCAGATACGTAAGCGAGAGTAAGTTATTTAAGGGTGTCAAAAAAGAGAGGCGTCAGTATCAGAGAAAAGATATTCTGGCCCCGGCTTTAATTAAACAATTGGGTTCAGGAGAAACAAAGTTAGATACCGGATCAATAAGAGATATTTCCCTCGGTGGTTTACAAATTACAATCCCCAGAGATGCGAAATGTGAGATATCGGCTGATCCGCAAACATCCAAATTTGAAATAATTTTCACTTTGCCCGATGAGAACAGGCCGATATATTTGACGTGCGAGTCGCGCAGAGTTATTGATTCCGAAGAAAGTATCCATGTTGGGGCATCTTTTATTGATGCCAATTTTCACAGCTATAAAGCACTTCAAACATACCTGATGTAA
- the cobU gene encoding bifunctional adenosylcobinamide kinase/adenosylcobinamide-phosphate guanylyltransferase translates to MARIILITGGSRSGKSTYAQGVAESISGIRTYIATCPCIDEEMEERIRKHKEARQSSSWQTIEETTELAGALQRAKASQVILVDCLTLWINNLMYEAEQQGKDITEEDSARLCKEVLGVCDDLPGTVIFVTNEVGLGIIPDNPASRLFRDIAGRCNQIIAGRADIVIFMISGIPINIKGEKIE, encoded by the coding sequence ATGGCCAGAATCATTCTCATTACGGGGGGAAGCAGAAGCGGTAAAAGTACTTATGCCCAGGGTGTCGCCGAATCCATTTCCGGTATCAGGACTTATATTGCAACCTGTCCCTGCATCGATGAGGAAATGGAGGAACGCATACGGAAGCATAAAGAGGCACGTCAATCGTCGTCCTGGCAGACCATCGAAGAGACGACAGAACTTGCCGGCGCCCTGCAAAGAGCGAAGGCAAGCCAGGTGATCCTTGTTGACTGCCTTACGTTATGGATCAACAATCTCATGTATGAAGCTGAGCAGCAAGGGAAGGATATTACCGAGGAGGATAGTGCACGGTTGTGCAAAGAAGTCCTTGGAGTTTGTGATGATCTTCCCGGCACGGTTATTTTTGTAACCAATGAAGTAGGGCTGGGGATCATTCCCGATAATCCCGCCTCCAGGCTGTTCCGTGATATTGCGGGGCGGTGCAATCAGATCATAGCGGGTCGTGCCGATATCGTCATTTTCATGATCAGCGGCATTCCGATAAATATTAAAGGAGAGAAAATCGAATGA
- the cobT gene encoding nicotinate-nucleotide--dimethylbenzimidazole phosphoribosyltransferase, translating to MNLLESTINQIVPQDMDARARARARLEQLTMPYWALGRLMDLAEELAGMTGAIKPPVDRKTVVTMAGDHGIVAAGVSKYPQEVTVQMVYNFVRGGAGINALARLVGARVVVVDMGVAGDLSELVTMGKIISKRTGAGTKNMLTGPAMSREEAIRSLEGGIEVALELGLATDVFGTGDMGIGNTSSSAAIINIFSGLPVSEIAGRGTGIDDSQLLHKVAMIEKAIEINRPDPGDALDVLAKVGGFEIGGIAGLILGAASMKKPVLVDGFISTAGALIAAHLAPTAREYMIASHRSMEKGHQIALDCLGKKPLLDLDLRLGEGTGAALSMNLVEAAVRILTEVATFEEAAVSKADK from the coding sequence ATGAACTTACTTGAATCGACGATTAATCAGATCGTTCCCCAGGACATGGATGCCCGTGCCCGTGCCCGGGCAAGGCTTGAACAGCTTACGATGCCCTACTGGGCGCTCGGCCGGTTGATGGATCTGGCGGAAGAATTGGCGGGGATGACGGGTGCGATAAAGCCGCCTGTAGATCGAAAGACCGTGGTAACCATGGCAGGTGATCATGGAATTGTGGCGGCGGGTGTGAGCAAATACCCGCAGGAGGTAACCGTTCAGATGGTGTACAACTTCGTGCGCGGTGGTGCGGGTATCAATGCCCTTGCAAGGCTTGTCGGCGCGCGGGTGGTGGTTGTCGATATGGGGGTGGCAGGCGACCTGAGTGAACTGGTTACTATGGGGAAGATTATTTCCAAACGGACAGGGGCGGGAACAAAAAATATGTTGACCGGGCCGGCTATGTCCCGTGAGGAAGCAATTCGCTCCCTGGAAGGAGGGATTGAGGTGGCCCTGGAATTGGGTTTGGCGACTGACGTCTTCGGGACGGGCGATATGGGGATCGGCAACACTTCTTCCAGCGCCGCTATCATTAACATATTCAGCGGTTTGCCGGTTTCTGAGATCGCAGGCCGCGGTACGGGTATTGATGACAGTCAGCTTTTGCATAAAGTTGCGATGATCGAAAAAGCCATTGAGATAAATAGACCCGATCCCGGTGACGCCCTTGATGTTCTTGCGAAAGTCGGGGGATTTGAAATCGGCGGTATAGCCGGTTTGATTCTGGGCGCCGCCTCCATGAAAAAGCCCGTGCTTGTCGATGGATTTATCTCCACAGCCGGTGCGCTGATTGCCGCTCATTTAGCTCCGACTGCCCGTGAATACATGATCGCTTCCCATCGAAGTATGGAGAAGGGGCATCAAATTGCCCTCGATTGCCTTGGGAAAAAACCTCTCCTGGATCTGGATCTCAGGCTCGGTGAGGGGACAGGGGCGGCGCTCTCCATGAATCTCGTAGAGGCAGCTGTCCGGATACTTACCGAAGTGGCCACCTTTGAGGAAGCGGCCGTTTCCAAGGCGGATAAATGA
- the cobS gene encoding adenosylcobinamide-GDP ribazoletransferase, translated as MKSLLASIQFLTVIPFPKSFVVGERELERCVPFFPVVGLFIGIIVAVIDHIIGFILPPLPASVITVIAMTGISGGLHMDGLADTADGFFSARPREKVLEIMRDSRTGVMGVIAVVFMIVLKVSLLMSLPLPFRLGIIILMPLAGRCSLVMMMTALPYVRSEGGLATAFGRGKSWLNVLWASAFLVMAGWIVGQWMGLAVCFAALLTAALFSVYCFRKIGGYTGDTLGAICEITEIIPVLVAVALSSVQL; from the coding sequence ATGAAATCACTATTGGCATCCATCCAGTTTTTGACGGTGATCCCTTTTCCGAAGAGTTTTGTTGTGGGAGAAAGGGAACTTGAAAGATGCGTGCCGTTTTTCCCTGTCGTTGGCTTATTTATCGGAATTATCGTGGCGGTAATTGATCACATTATCGGCTTTATCCTTCCGCCGTTACCGGCAAGTGTGATCACCGTGATTGCCATGACAGGCATATCGGGTGGGCTGCACATGGATGGCCTGGCGGATACGGCAGACGGTTTTTTCAGTGCCCGGCCACGTGAAAAAGTTCTTGAAATCATGAGAGACAGCCGGACGGGTGTCATGGGTGTCATCGCCGTAGTTTTTATGATTGTACTGAAGGTTTCTCTATTGATGTCTCTCCCCCTGCCTTTCCGTCTTGGCATCATTATCCTGATGCCTCTGGCGGGGCGATGTTCCCTGGTCATGATGATGACGGCCCTGCCCTATGTCAGGAGCGAAGGCGGCCTCGCGACCGCTTTCGGCAGGGGAAAATCATGGTTGAATGTGTTGTGGGCATCGGCGTTTCTCGTCATGGCAGGATGGATTGTGGGACAATGGATGGGCCTTGCTGTATGCTTTGCGGCACTTCTCACAGCGGCGCTGTTTTCAGTGTATTGTTTTCGGAAGATTGGCGGATATACCGGTGATACCCTGGGCGCCATTTGCGAGATTACGGAGATTATCCCGGTCCTGGTGGCTGTAGCCCTGAGCAGTGTACAACTGTAG
- a CDS encoding SCP2 sterol-binding domain-containing protein, whose amino-acid sequence MDYQPAQERKEKKEAQPEATKAEPVVPIPQTAAEIIQSLPKRFRPEKAGDWETIFHFDISGPEGGPFTVNIKKGQCTVDPGITGEAKCTVTVSDKVYQDIELGKMKAEVAFMTGKIRMSDLGEMMQFTKVFQRFEKM is encoded by the coding sequence GTGGATTATCAGCCCGCTCAGGAAAGAAAGGAAAAGAAGGAAGCACAGCCCGAAGCGACAAAGGCAGAACCGGTCGTTCCTATCCCACAAACGGCGGCTGAAATCATTCAATCCCTGCCGAAACGGTTTCGACCCGAAAAGGCCGGAGACTGGGAAACGATATTTCATTTTGACATCTCCGGACCCGAAGGCGGACCGTTCACGGTAAATATCAAGAAGGGACAATGCACCGTGGATCCCGGAATCACGGGTGAGGCAAAGTGTACCGTAACAGTCTCGGACAAGGTATACCAGGATATCGAACTGGGTAAAATGAAAGCGGAAGTGGCTTTCATGACGGGTAAAATCAGAATGTCAGATTTAGGAGAGATGATGCAGTTTACAAAAGTGTTTCAGAGATTTGAGAAGATGTGA
- a CDS encoding long-chain fatty acid--CoA ligase, whose product MTFKNFNQVLLNSFSRYAQAPALMFKSVGYYRTISYGEFKDICFRVASGLMKKGLQPGDRIAIFSQNRPEWAEADTGALLAGAVNSAIYASSLSDEAAFIIQNLDASFLFVEDNLQLEKILAVRDTIPSVKNVFVFTEPFSGSHSSWVLPFSELLQEEPSPEAIARIHGLAEHIRGEDTMCIIYTSGTTGNPKGVVLTHNNYIKTIEILIEHVQDTGKLKRNISFLPLAHAFERFAGYYMLLSMGICIAYAESLDKLLENFREVKPNFFVAVPRVFEKIHARITQGVRSASPVRKAIFFWALGIGKKVGRSKMLGHPLPWYLTICHRLADALLFKKVKGSFGGQLEFCVSGGAPLSKEVAEFFDAMGILIMEGWGATEATTPSTLNSPYDYRFGTVGKPLPGVEVRVAPDGELEVKGPNVFREYWRNPEETKATFTPDGFYRTGDIGEINEEGRIIITDRKKQLIITSSGKNIAPAPIENLLLGGRHIEMAYVHGDRRNYLTALLVLDQNAVKATAEYHGIKDCPWPELINHPLIAEKVQKEVDRTNDQLPRFMQVKYFRILQEPFSIEGGEMTPTMKLKKRVVEERYKDLLDSMYTEG is encoded by the coding sequence ATGACATTCAAAAATTTTAATCAGGTTCTCTTGAATAGCTTTTCCCGGTATGCCCAGGCCCCGGCTTTAATGTTCAAATCCGTAGGATATTACCGGACCATATCCTACGGTGAATTCAAAGACATCTGTTTTCGCGTGGCTTCCGGCTTGATGAAGAAGGGCCTCCAGCCCGGCGACCGGATAGCCATCTTTTCACAAAACCGCCCGGAATGGGCCGAGGCCGATACGGGGGCGCTTTTAGCCGGCGCCGTCAATTCGGCAATTTACGCCTCTTCTCTCTCCGACGAAGCCGCATTTATCATTCAAAACCTGGACGCTTCCTTCCTCTTTGTAGAGGATAATCTCCAGCTCGAAAAAATCCTTGCCGTCAGGGATACAATTCCCAGCGTCAAAAATGTCTTTGTTTTTACCGAACCCTTCTCCGGGAGCCATTCTTCCTGGGTTTTACCCTTTTCAGAGCTTCTGCAGGAAGAGCCTTCACCGGAAGCGATTGCAAGAATCCATGGACTCGCCGAACATATCAGAGGCGAAGACACCATGTGCATTATCTATACAAGCGGAACAACCGGAAACCCGAAGGGTGTCGTCCTCACCCACAATAATTACATCAAAACAATCGAAATACTCATTGAGCATGTACAGGATACCGGCAAACTGAAACGCAACATCAGTTTTCTTCCCCTTGCCCATGCCTTTGAGCGTTTTGCCGGTTATTACATGCTTCTCTCCATGGGAATTTGTATCGCCTACGCTGAAAGTCTCGATAAACTTCTTGAAAATTTCCGGGAGGTTAAGCCTAATTTCTTCGTTGCCGTTCCCCGTGTCTTTGAAAAGATTCATGCCAGGATCACCCAGGGCGTCCGATCAGCCTCTCCTGTCAGAAAGGCAATTTTCTTCTGGGCTCTGGGTATAGGAAAAAAAGTGGGGCGCTCCAAAATGCTCGGGCATCCTCTCCCATGGTATCTTACAATATGCCATCGCCTGGCAGATGCCCTCCTCTTCAAAAAAGTAAAGGGATCCTTCGGCGGGCAATTAGAATTCTGCGTCTCCGGCGGGGCGCCCCTCAGCAAAGAGGTTGCAGAGTTCTTCGATGCCATGGGTATCCTGATCATGGAAGGATGGGGAGCCACGGAAGCGACAACTCCATCTACGCTTAATAGTCCCTATGACTACCGCTTCGGCACGGTGGGAAAGCCTCTTCCCGGTGTTGAAGTGCGTGTCGCCCCGGACGGTGAGTTAGAAGTGAAAGGCCCCAATGTCTTCAGGGAATACTGGCGAAACCCGGAGGAAACAAAAGCTACATTCACTCCCGACGGATTTTACCGGACAGGCGATATCGGGGAAATTAATGAGGAAGGCCGGATAATCATTACGGATCGGAAAAAGCAGCTTATTATTACCTCAAGCGGCAAGAATATCGCACCGGCTCCCATCGAAAACCTGCTTCTCGGCGGCAGGCATATCGAGATGGCCTACGTCCATGGCGATCGGCGCAATTATCTCACAGCACTTCTGGTGCTGGATCAAAACGCCGTTAAGGCGACAGCCGAGTATCATGGGATTAAAGATTGCCCCTGGCCGGAATTGATCAATCATCCCCTGATCGCGGAAAAAGTACAAAAAGAGGTGGACCGGACGAACGATCAGCTTCCGCGGTTTATGCAGGTCAAGTATTTCCGTATCCTTCAGGAGCCTTTTTCCATCGAAGGCGGTGAAATGACCCCAACGATGAAACTGAAAAAAAGGGTTGTTGAGGAGCGATACAAAGACCTTCTTGATAGTATGTATACGGAAGGTTAA
- the fadJ gene encoding fatty acid oxidation complex subunit alpha FadJ, whose protein sequence is MPDTQIEKENGVAIVWLDQPGEKVNTISLDLVDTFTTILNNLEDDETVKGVVLISRKPDNFIAGADIEKFKDMKSPEEAEMLSRQGHVLLNRMAAFPKPIVAALHGATLGGGLEVALACHYRIASDDPKTVLALPEVKLGLLPGGGGTQRLPRLIGLQAALDMMLTGKNIYPQQAKKMGLVDDLIHPYGLLQAAKKVALELADHPPERKKRQPFLAKLLESTSFSRNVVYKKAKELVQKQTWGNYPAPFKIIECVQAGMEKGLEAGLEAETKKFGELMVSPQSRELVQIFLSMTALKKNPLKDRVRPVKKIGILGAGLMGSGIANISVTNGMEVLLKDISYEAVGQGEKAIWQDMDGKVKKKALSPFQRDLTLSRITGTVDYRDFERADLIIEAVFEDLDIKRSILAETEAVTREDAIFASNTSSLPIGSIAAAAKRPEQVIGMHYFSPVPRMPLLEIIVTEKTADWVRATALDVGIRQGKTVIVVNDGPGFYTTRILAPLLNEALELLDEGGDIKEIDRAMRQFGYPVGPIALLDEVGIDVGAHVSNVLSPLFIARGGTPNTAMARLFAAGYKGRKNNRGFYLYGNPASRKKKEVNEEIYSFFGGPKRRKFDLPMIQNRLSLVMVNEAALCLQEGILQSPRDGDIGAVFGLGFPPFLGGPFRFIDSLGLPKILSLLEKLERQCGQRFTPAQILRDREAKNQHFYA, encoded by the coding sequence ATGCCCGACACACAGATCGAGAAAGAAAACGGTGTGGCAATAGTCTGGTTGGATCAGCCGGGCGAGAAGGTCAATACAATATCCCTCGACCTCGTGGATACATTCACAACAATCCTTAACAATCTCGAAGATGACGAGACAGTCAAAGGGGTCGTCCTGATCAGCCGGAAACCGGACAACTTCATCGCCGGTGCAGACATCGAAAAATTCAAAGATATGAAAAGTCCTGAAGAAGCAGAAATGCTGAGCCGTCAGGGGCATGTCCTTTTGAACCGGATGGCGGCTTTTCCCAAACCTATTGTGGCAGCCCTTCACGGGGCAACCCTCGGGGGTGGCCTCGAAGTGGCCCTGGCCTGCCATTACCGCATCGCCAGTGATGATCCAAAGACGGTTCTTGCCCTGCCGGAAGTAAAGTTGGGGCTCCTCCCCGGCGGAGGGGGTACCCAGCGTCTCCCGCGCCTTATCGGATTACAGGCCGCTCTTGATATGATGCTCACGGGGAAAAATATCTACCCCCAACAGGCGAAGAAAATGGGGCTTGTGGACGATCTCATCCATCCTTATGGCCTTCTCCAGGCGGCAAAAAAGGTCGCCCTCGAACTTGCCGATCACCCTCCGGAGCGCAAAAAAAGACAACCCTTCCTGGCTAAACTATTGGAAAGCACATCCTTCAGCCGAAACGTCGTTTACAAAAAGGCAAAGGAGCTGGTTCAAAAACAGACGTGGGGAAACTATCCTGCCCCCTTCAAAATTATTGAATGTGTACAAGCGGGAATGGAAAAAGGTCTGGAAGCAGGGCTCGAAGCGGAAACAAAAAAATTTGGCGAGCTCATGGTAAGCCCACAGTCCCGGGAGCTGGTGCAGATATTTTTGAGCATGACGGCCCTGAAAAAGAATCCCCTTAAAGATCGGGTACGTCCAGTCAAGAAAATCGGCATTCTGGGAGCAGGACTCATGGGATCGGGGATCGCTAATATAAGCGTCACAAACGGTATGGAGGTTCTTCTCAAGGACATCAGTTACGAGGCCGTCGGGCAGGGAGAAAAGGCGATCTGGCAGGATATGGACGGCAAGGTAAAAAAGAAAGCTCTTTCACCCTTCCAGCGGGACCTTACCTTAAGCCGGATTACGGGAACCGTTGACTATCGAGATTTCGAAAGGGCGGATCTCATCATCGAGGCGGTTTTCGAGGACCTGGATATCAAGAGGAGCATTCTCGCGGAGACAGAAGCTGTTACAAGAGAGGATGCGATCTTTGCCAGCAATACCTCCTCGCTTCCCATCGGGAGCATTGCCGCGGCAGCGAAACGCCCTGAACAGGTCATCGGGATGCACTACTTTTCACCCGTTCCCAGGATGCCGCTCCTGGAGATCATCGTCACGGAAAAAACGGCGGACTGGGTCAGGGCGACGGCGCTTGACGTGGGCATCCGGCAGGGAAAGACGGTCATCGTCGTGAACGACGGGCCCGGTTTTTACACAACACGCATCCTGGCGCCCCTTTTGAACGAAGCTTTAGAGCTTCTTGATGAAGGCGGCGACATTAAAGAAATCGACAGGGCAATGCGCCAGTTCGGTTATCCCGTCGGACCCATCGCGCTTTTGGATGAGGTCGGAATTGATGTGGGAGCGCATGTTTCAAATGTCCTGAGCCCGCTCTTCATTGCCAGAGGCGGTACACCGAATACAGCCATGGCAAGGCTCTTTGCAGCCGGCTACAAAGGACGGAAAAACAACCGGGGATTTTATCTCTACGGTAATCCGGCAAGCAGGAAAAAGAAGGAAGTTAACGAAGAGATCTATTCCTTCTTCGGTGGACCGAAGCGGAGAAAGTTCGACTTGCCGATGATCCAGAACCGCTTATCCCTCGTCATGGTAAATGAGGCGGCCCTCTGTCTTCAGGAAGGTATCCTGCAATCACCGCGGGATGGCGATATCGGCGCCGTTTTCGGGCTGGGCTTTCCCCCTTTTCTCGGGGGACCTTTCCGTTTTATAGACAGCCTGGGGCTCCCGAAGATTCTTTCCCTTCTTGAGAAACTGGAACGGCAATGCGGACAGAGATTTACCCCGGCGCAGATACTCCGTGACCGCGAGGCAAAGAATCAGCATTTCTATGCGTAA